From Oryza brachyantha chromosome 9, ObraRS2, whole genome shotgun sequence, a single genomic window includes:
- the LOC102711183 gene encoding protein STAY-GREEN, chloroplastic encodes MAAAATSTMSLLPPVTQRRWHAADSVVVLAGRRNDSRRRRRYVVPRARLFGPAIFEASKLKVLFLGVDEEKHPGKLPRTYTLTHSDVTARLTLAVSHTINRAQLQGWYNKWQRDEVVAEWSKVQGRMSLHVHCHISGGHVLLDLIAGLRYYIFRKELPVVLKAFVHGDGNLFSRHPELEEATVWVYFHSNLPRFNRVECWGPLRDAEAPAEDDEHDAAAAAEEEAAHMPVGEWPRRCPGQCDCCFPPYSLIPWPHQHDVAAAADGQPQQ; translated from the exons ATGGCTGCTGCCGCCACTTCGACCATGTCCCTGCTTCCTCCCGTCACCCAGCGCCGGTGGCACGCCGCCGACTCGGTGgtcgtcctcgccggccgccgcaacgactcacggcggcgccgccgataCGTCGTCCCG AGGGCGAGGCTGTTCGGGCCGGCGATCTTCGAGGCGTCGAAGCTGAAGGTGCTGTTCCTCGGGGTGGACGAGGAGAAGCACCCCGGGAAGCTGCCGCGGACGTACACGCTGACGCACAGCGACGTGACGGCGAGGCTCACGCTGGCGGTGTCGCACACCATCAACCGGGCGCAGCTGCAGGGGTGGTACAACAAGTGGCAGCGCGACGAGGTGGTGGCCGAGTGGAGCAAGGTGCAGGGCCGCATGTCGCTGCACGTCCACTGCCACATCTCCGGCGGCCACGTCCTCCTCGACCTCATCGCCGGCCTCCGCTACTACATCTTCCGCAAGGAGCTCCCCGTG GTTCTGAAGGCGTTCGtccacggcgacggcaaccTGTTCAGCCGGCACCCGGAGCTGGAGGAGGCCACGGTGTGGGTCTACTTCCACTCCAACCTCCCCCGCTTCAACCGCGTCGAGTGCTGGGGCCCACTCCGTGACGCCGAAGCGCCGGCCGAGGACGATGaacacgacgccgccgccgccgccgaggaggaggcggcgcacaTGCCCGTGGGCGAGTGGCCGCGGCGGTGCCCGGGGCAGTGCGACTGCTGCTTCCCGCCCTACAGCCTCATCCCCTGGCCGCACCAgcacgacgtcgccgccgccgccgacggccagCCGCAGCAgtga
- the LOC121055375 gene encoding NDR1/HIN1-like protein 26 — protein MDTTRKLPVCEIHCRERRRRRLLTTALLVAALAAAVALVLYLVYRPVKPQASVARAAVYRLAAANDSAPAHALAASVQFTLVLHNPSDRASLLYDGLVGYATYRGEPVTPPAPLPPMVQDRGADVSLSPLLGGGATVPVSADTARALAADCGAGRVQLRLVVMGRVRYRSGPFRSGWRDLYVRCNVIVGLSMAAGAGDVPLLRYPRCAVDA, from the coding sequence ATGGACACCACCAGGAAGCTGCCGGTCTGCGAGATCCACTGCCgggagcgccgccggcgccgcctcctgaCGACGGcactcctcgtcgccgccctcgccgccgccgtcgcgctcgtGCTGTACCTCGTCTACCGCCCCGTGAAGCCGCAGGCGTCcgtcgcgcgcgccgccgtgtaccgcctcgccgccgccaacgacTCGGCGCCGGCacacgcgctcgccgcgagcgTGCAGTTCACGCTGGTGCTCCACAACCCGAGCGACCGGGCCTCCCTGCTCTACGACGGGCTCGTCGGCTACGCGACGTACCGCGGCGAGCCGGtgacgccgcccgcgccgctccCGCCTATGGTGCAGGACCGCGGCGCCGACGtgtcgctgtcgccgctgctcggcggcggcgccaccgtgcCGGTGTCGGCGGACACGGCGCGCGCGCTGGCCGCGGACTGCGGCGCGGGGCGGGTGCAGCTCCGGCTCGTCGTCATGGGCAGGGTCAGGTACAGGAGCGGGCCGTTCCGGAGCGGGTGGCGCGACCTGTACGTGCGGTGCAATGTCATCGTCGGGCTGAGcatggcggccggcgccggcgacgtgccgCTTCTCAGGTACCCCCGGTGCGCGGTGGATGCTTGA
- the LOC102720906 gene encoding PTI1-like tyrosine-protein kinase At3g15890, with amino-acid sequence MFHRCFCCVAGESEPEPPAATSSRRRTNPARASKNRPSMEYPWETYTLKELLQATGNFSESNKLGEGGFGTVYWGRTSKGVEIAVKRLKAMTAKAEMEFAVEVEILGRVRHRNLLSLRGFYAGGDERLIVYDYMPNHSLLTHLHPHRGAPSSQNNHVPLEWPRRVAIAVGAAEGLAYLHHEASPHIIHRDIKASNVLLDAEFVPKVADFGFAKLIPDGVSHLTTRVKGTLGYLAPEYAMWGKVSESCDVYSFGVLLLELASARRPLEKLPGGVKREIVQWAAPLAERRKWDRLADPRLAGRFDAVQLRAIVETAMLCTQNNAESRPTMAAVVEMLRFAGGGGERRTKEIVPVATVAGSSGEITATDQDDVTAGSSEPLDRRNWKLTKLR; translated from the exons ATGTTCCACCGGTGCTTCTGCTGCGTCGCCGGCGAGTCCGAGCCggagccgccggccgccaccagCAGCCGTCGGAG GACAAATCCGGCGAGGGCGTCCAAGAACCGGCCGAGCATGGAGTACCCATGGGAGACGTACACGCTCAAGGAGCTCCTGCAAGCCACCGGCAACTTCAGCGAGAGCAACAAGCTCGGCGAGGGCGGCTTCGGCACCGTCTACTGGGGCCGCACCTCCAAGGGCGTCGAG ATTGCTGTGAAGCGGCTGAAGGCGATGACGGCGAAGGCGGAGATGGAGTTCGCAGTGGAGGTGGAGATCCTCGGCCGCGTCCGCCACCGGAACCTGCTCAGCCTCCGCGGCTTctacgccggcggcgacgagcgcctCATCGTCTACGACTACATGCCCAACCACAGCCTCCTCACCCACCTGCACCCTCACCGcggcgcgccctcctcccagAACAACCACGTCCCCCTCGAATGGCCCCGccgcgtcgccatcgccgtcggcgccgccgaagGCCTCGC GTACTTGCACCACGAGGCGAGCCCGCACATCATCCACCGGGACATCAAGGCGAGCAACGTGCTGCTCGACGCGGAGTTCGTACCCAAGGTCGCCGACTTCGGGTTCGCCAAGCTCATCCCGGATGGCGTGTCGCACCTGACGACGCGGGTGAAGGGGACGCTCGGCTACCTGGCGCCGGAGTACGCCATGTGGGGGAAGGTCTCCGAGAGCTGCGACGTCTACAGCTTCGGCGTCCTCCTGCTGGAGCTcgccagcgcgcgccgcccgctcgAGAAGCTGCCGGGCGGCGTCAAGCGCGAGATCGTCCAGTGGGCGGCGCCGCTGGCGGAGCGCCGCAAGTGGGaccgcctcgccgacccgcgcctcgccggccgcttcGACGCCGTGCAGCTCCGCGCCATCGTCGAGACGGCCATGCTGTGCACGCAGAACAACGCCGAGAGCCGGCCGACGATGGCAGCGGTGGTCGAGATGCTCaggttcgccggcggcggcggcgagaggcgcaCCAAGGAGATCGTCCCGGTGGCGACCGTGGCCGGCAGCAGCGGTGAGATCACGGCGACTGACCAGGACGACGTCACCGCCGGCAGCAGCGAGCCGCTGGACAGGCGGAACTGGAAACTAACGAAGCTAAGgtga
- the LOC102721192 gene encoding polygalacturonate 4-alpha-galacturonosyltransferase-like — protein sequence MPSAKRLPYSTAGGGGGGGRRGGGGASGSGVVAPLVVLVFLFVLAPSIFFVARNGGHVHVASDPKDRESNQETDWRKQLPTNNLKSILSKEIINALAASQQEAGSLSVDFFRKRASPSWKTDDLINELTNSSLDVDDKVKSENSSAEHDLSLTDKTPKDDTDEHQVDAAAKNARRKLREKRREKRAMDLVRKDDEARVKLENAAIERSKAVDSAVLGKYSIWRKENENENSDSTVRLMRDQIIMARVYSVLAKSKNKNDLYQELLTRIKESQRAVGEATSDSDLHHSAPEKIRVMGQLLSKAREDVYDCKAVTQRLRVMLQSADEQVRSLKKQSTFLSQLAAKTIPNSIHCLSMRLTIDYYLLPLEKRKFPRSENLENPELYHYALFSDNVLAASVVVNSTIMNAKEPEKHVFHLVTDKLNFGAMNMWFLLNPPGKATIHVENVDEFKWLNSSYCPVLRQLESAAMKEYYFKADRPTTLSAGSSNLKYRNPKYLSMLNHLRFYLPQVYPKLDKILFLDDDIVVQKDLTGLWDVDLNGKVNGAVETCGESFHRFDKYLNFSNPHIARNFDPNACGWAYGMNIFDLKEWKKKDITGIYHRWQNMNEDRVLWKLGTLPPGLLTFYKLTHPLDKSWHVLGLGYNPSIDRSEIDNAAVVHYNGNMKPWLELAMTKYRPYWTRYIKYDHPYIRGCNLAE from the exons ATGCCGTCCGCGAAGCGGCTCCCGTACTCCACggccgggggaggaggaggaggagggaggcgcggtggcggcggcgcctccggctccggcgtgGTGGCGCCGCTGGTGGTCCTCGTGTTCCTGTTCGTGCTCGCGCCGTCGATCTTCTTCGTCGCGCGCAATGGCGGCCACGTCCACGTCGCCTCAG ATCCCAAGGATAGGGAAAGTAATCAG GAAACCGATTGGCGAAAGCAACTGCCAACGAACAACCTGAAATCCATTTTGTCCAAGGAG ATAATCAATGCTTTAGCTGCTAGTCAACAAGAAGCAGGTTCTTTGAGTGTTGATTTCTTCAGAAAACGTGCATCTCCCTCTTGGAAAACTGATGATCTAATCAATGAACTGACAAATTCTAGTTTGGATGTTGATGACAAAGTTAAATCTGAAAACAGTTCTGCAGAACATGATTTATCTCTTACAGATAAAACACCAAAGGATGATACTG ATGAACACCAAGTTGATGCAGCTGCAAAAAATGCCCGAAGG AAACTAAGGGAGAAAAGGCGTGAAAAGAGGGCAATGGATTTGGTAAGGAAAGATGACGAAGCACGTGTTAAGCTGGAGAATGCTGCTATTGAACGATCAAAGGCTGTAGATTCTGCTGTCCTTGGGAAATACAGCATTtggagaaaagagaatgaGAATGAGAACTCAGATTCTACAGTTAGGTTGATGAGAGACCAGATTATTATGGCACGTGTTTATTCTGTGCTTGCTAAATCAAAGAACAAGAATGATCTTTACCAAGAACTGCTTACCCGGATCAAGGAAAGCCAGCGGGCTGTTGGAGAGGCTACTTCTGATTCTGACCTTCATCATAG TGCACCTGAGAAAATCAGAGTAATGGGTCAACTTCTATCCAAGGCTAGAGAGGATGTGTATGACTGCAAGGCGGTAACTCAGAGACTTAGAGTTATGCTTCAGTCAGCAGATGAACAAGTCAGGAGCTTGAAGAAGCAGAGTACATTTCTTAGCCAGTTGGCTGCAAAGACAATTCCAAACAGCATCCACTGTTTGTCTATGCGCTTGACAATAGATTACTATCTCCTCCCATTGGAAAAACGGAAGTTCCCAAGGAGCGAGAACTTGGAAAATCCAGAGCTCTATCACTATGCACTTTTCTCAGACAATGTGTTGGCAGCATCTGTTGTTGTGAACTCAACCATCATGAATGCAAAG GAGCCTGAGAAGCATGTTTTCCATCTTGTGACTGATAAGTTAAACTTCGGAGCTATGAACATGTGGTTTTTGCTGAACCCACCTGGGAAGGCCACCATCCATGTGGAGAACGTAGATGAATTTAAGTGGTTGAATTCATCGTACTGTCCTGTTTTACGGCAACTTGAGTCTGCAGCCATGAAAGAGTATTATTTCAAGGCTGACCGCCCCACCACTCTCTCAGCAGGTTCTTCAAACCTAAAGTATCGTAACCCCAAGTACCTCTCCATGTTGAACCACTTGAGATTTTATCTCCCACAGGTCTACCCAAAGTTGGATAAGATACTTTTCCTGGATGATGACATTGTCGTGCAGAAAGATTTGACAGGTCTATGGGATGTTGATCTTAATGGAAAGGTTAACGGTGCAGTGGAGACCTGTGGGGAGAGTTTCCATCGTTTTGACAAGTATCTTAACTTTTCAAATCCACATATCGCTCGGAACTTTGATCCTAATGCTTGTGGCTGGGCTTATGGAATGAACATATTTGATCTGAAGGAGTGGAAGAAGAAAGACATTACTGGGATCTACCACAGGTGGCAAAACATG AACGAAGACAGGGTCCTTTGGAAGCTTGGGACACTTCCACCTGGTTTGTTGACCTTCTACAAGTTGACGCATCCCCTTGACAAGTCGTGGCATGTCCTTGGGTTGGGATACAATCCAAGCATTGACCGCTCAGAGATAGATAATGCTGCTGTTGTTCATTACAATGGTAACATGAAGCCATGGTTGGAGTTAGCAATGACCAAGTACAGACCATATTGGACCAGGTACATAAAGTATGATCACCCTTACATCCGTGGATGCAACTTGGCTGAGTAG
- the LOC102710904 gene encoding protein SHI RELATED SEQUENCE 1, translating into MAGFPLGGGSHSRDNPAPPVPPVHPTDAASFLYATRGGSFQLWQQQEQQPPFYASNIIRFADDAPPAPSLAGASSSSSSRGMRSSGGGGGGGGISCQDCGNQAKKDCTHLRCRTCCKSRGFACATHVKSTWVPAAKRRERQQQLAVLAASAAATAGAGPSRDPTKRPRARPSATTTTTSSGDQQMVTVAERFPREVSSEAVFRCVRLGPVDQAEAEVAYQTAVSIGGHVFKGILHDVGPEALAVAGGSGAGAGEYQFRLTGDGSSPSTAAAGEAGSGSGNIIVSSAVVMDPYPTPGPYGAYPAGTPFFHGHPRP; encoded by the exons ATGGCGGGGTTCCCTCTAGGCGGAGGAAGCCACAGCCGCGACAACCCGGCGCCGCCAGTCCCGCCGGTGCACCCGACGGACGCGGCCTCGTTCCTGTACGCGACGAGGGGCGGGAGCTTCCAGCTatggcagcagcaggagcagcagccgccgtTCTACGCCTCCAACATCATCCGCTTCGCCGAtgacgcgccgccggcgccgtcgctggccggcgcgtcctcgtcctcgtcgtcccgCGGGATGCGGTCGAGCGGTGGgggaggcgggggcgggggcatCAGCTGCCAGGACTGCGGCAACCAGGCCAAGAAGGACTGCACCCACTTGCGATGCCGCACCTGCTGCAAGAGCCGGGGCTTCGCCTGCGCCACCCATGTCAAGTCCACCTGGGTCCCCGCCGCCAAGCGCCGCGAGCGCCAGCAGCAGCttgccgtcctcgccgcctccgccgccgccaccgctgggGCGGGTCCGTCCCGTGACCCGACCAAGCGCCCGCGCGCTCGCCCCTCCGCCACAACCACGACGACCTCCTCAG GAGATCAGCAGATGGTGACGGTGGCAGAGAGGTTCCCGCGGGAGGTGAGCTCGGAGGCGGTGTTCCGCTGCGTGCGGCTGGGGCCGGTCGAccaggccgaggcggaggtcgCGTACCAGACCGCCGTCAGCATAGGCGGCCACGTGTTCAAGGGCATCCTCCACGACGTCGGCCCAGAAGCCTTGGCTgtggccggcggcagcggcgccggcgcgggcgagtACCAGTTCCGCCTCACCGGCGACGGGTCCTCGCCAAGCACAGCCGCCGCAGGCGAAGCAGGCTCCGGCAGCGGCAACATCATCGTGTCATCGGCTGTGGTGATGGACCCGTACCCGACTCCCGGGCCGTACGGCGCGTACCCCGCCGGCACGCCGTTCTTCCACGGCCACCCGCGGCCGtga